The Candidatus Kapaibacterium sp. genome has a segment encoding these proteins:
- a CDS encoding flagellar FlbD family protein: protein MIELTKIDGEKILVNADEIETVESAFDTTITLKSGRKIIVKENKTLIAELVILYKRECNKGLFRDEQ from the coding sequence ATGATTGAATTGACAAAAATTGACGGCGAAAAAATCCTTGTGAACGCCGATGAAATCGAAACCGTAGAATCGGCTTTCGATACTACTATCACTTTGAAATCCGGAAGGAAAATCATTGTCAAGGAGAATAAGACTTTAATTGCAGAACTCGTAATTTTGTACAAACGAGAGTGCAACAAAGGGCTTTTTCGAGATGAACAATAG
- a CDS encoding ATP-binding protein, translating into MSEKIFHSHNTLKSERHSITEIEPILADLRSKFSIDDTIFYNIMIAVTEAVNNAINHGNKLDPSKQVQFNVEADKEMIYIYVKDEGTGFNPQEIDDCLEPENLLKASGRGVFIIRELMHEVKIRSNSEGTVVEMKYFFK; encoded by the coding sequence ATGAGCGAAAAAATTTTCCATTCTCATAACACTCTCAAGAGCGAAAGACATTCAATCACAGAAATTGAACCGATTTTAGCAGATTTGAGGTCAAAATTTTCTATTGATGATACGATATTTTACAATATCATGATTGCAGTCACAGAAGCAGTCAACAATGCTATCAATCATGGCAACAAATTAGACCCAAGCAAGCAAGTTCAGTTTAATGTGGAAGCAGATAAAGAGATGATTTACATTTACGTTAAAGACGAAGGGACTGGTTTTAATCCTCAGGAAATTGACGATTGCCTCGAACCCGAAAATTTGCTCAAAGCAAGCGGCAGAGGTGTTTTTATCATTCGTGAATTAATGCATGAAGTCAAGATACGTTCGAATTCGGAAGGAACAGTTGTGGAAATGAAATATTTTTTCAAATAG
- the pdxH gene encoding pyridoxamine 5'-phosphate oxidase has protein sequence MENLGDIRRDYNKFKLDETSINKDPFAQFKIWMDEGLNGNFYEPTAMVISTVNSDGRPSSRVVLLKSYDEQGFVFFTNYLSRKGTDITSNPYGSLLFFWDKFERQIRIEGKIQKISPEESKKYYDTRPYTSRIGAWASEQSQPLKSRFTLIRKVLKLMMKHPINVPLPDFWGGYRLVPDEFEFWQGRENRLHDRFRFKLSETEKWEILRLSP, from the coding sequence ATGGAAAATTTAGGCGATATCAGACGAGATTACAACAAGTTCAAACTTGACGAAACTTCGATTAATAAAGACCCTTTTGCACAATTCAAAATTTGGATGGATGAAGGGTTGAACGGTAATTTCTACGAACCGACAGCGATGGTGATTTCAACTGTCAATTCCGACGGTCGCCCATCATCGAGAGTTGTGCTTTTGAAAAGCTATGACGAACAGGGCTTTGTATTCTTCACGAACTATTTGAGTCGCAAAGGAACTGACATTACGTCCAATCCTTATGGCTCATTGCTATTTTTCTGGGATAAATTTGAGCGTCAAATCCGAATTGAAGGTAAAATCCAAAAAATCTCTCCTGAGGAATCTAAAAAATATTACGATACAAGACCATATACGAGCAGAATCGGAGCTTGGGCATCGGAGCAAAGTCAACCACTAAAGAGTAGATTCACTTTGATTAGGAAAGTGCTTAAACTAATGATGAAGCACCCGATTAATGTGCCGTTGCCGGACTTTTGGGGAGGCTACCGTTTAGTGCCTGATGAGTTTGAATTTTGGCAGGGACGAGAAAATAGATTGCACGATAGGTTCAGATTCAAATTAAGCGAAACTGAAAAGTGGGAAATATTGCGATTATCACCTTGA
- the gcvH gene encoding glycine cleavage system protein GcvH produces MNFPENLKYTEDHEWVKLEGNIGTIGVTDHAQGELGDIVYIDIPEPDATVNVGDSFGTIEAVKTVAEMYAPVSGKLVEVNSALNDAPETVNSDPYGEGWIVKIELSNLAELDKLMDATAYKAKIGH; encoded by the coding sequence ATGAATTTCCCGGAAAATTTAAAATACACAGAAGACCACGAATGGGTCAAATTAGAAGGTAATATCGGCACTATCGGAGTGACTGACCATGCTCAAGGCGAACTTGGTGATATCGTTTATATTGATATTCCCGAACCCGACGCTACTGTCAACGTTGGAGATAGTTTCGGAACAATTGAAGCTGTTAAAACTGTTGCAGAAATGTATGCCCCAGTTTCAGGAAAATTGGTGGAAGTCAATTCAGCATTGAATGATGCTCCCGAAACAGTAAACTCGGACCCTTATGGCGAAGGATGGATTGTAAAAATCGAATTGAGCAATCTTGCAGAATTAGACAAGCTAATGGATGCAACAGCTTATAAGGCTAAAATCGGACATTAA
- a CDS encoding DUF1338 domain-containing protein — translation MTLDNVLSKLWELYTSQNESARKVYELFTSEGETVINDHIAFRTFDNPKINMDTLGKIFTDLGYREMGQYDFPEKKLNAKHYEYTGNENMPLIFISELRTSEFSDFLQAIVDDCVQKIGSALIESGEILYSGNIWGKPSHTVYQNLLKESEYAAWLYYNGFCANHFTVSVNNLKKFDSLEKVNQLLKDKGFKLNDSGGEIKGNPAEYLEQSSIKADIISGDFIEGEFEITGCYYEFAKRYETSSGELFKGFIAKSADKIFESTNKG, via the coding sequence ATGACACTCGACAATGTATTATCAAAATTATGGGAATTATACACTTCGCAAAATGAATCGGCACGAAAAGTATATGAACTATTTACCTCCGAAGGCGAAACAGTTATCAATGACCACATTGCGTTCCGTACTTTTGACAATCCTAAAATAAATATGGATACTCTCGGCAAAATTTTCACCGATTTAGGCTATCGTGAAATGGGACAATATGATTTCCCGGAAAAAAAGTTGAATGCTAAGCACTATGAATATACCGGAAACGAGAACATGCCTTTGATTTTCATCAGTGAACTCCGAACGAGCGAGTTTAGTGACTTTTTGCAAGCAATCGTTGATGATTGTGTCCAAAAAATTGGAAGTGCCTTGATTGAAAGCGGTGAAATATTATACTCCGGCAATATTTGGGGCAAACCTTCGCATACAGTTTACCAAAATCTCCTCAAAGAGTCCGAATATGCTGCTTGGCTGTATTACAATGGATTTTGTGCTAACCATTTCACTGTCTCAGTTAATAATCTCAAAAAGTTTGATTCGCTCGAAAAAGTCAATCAATTGCTGAAAGACAAGGGATTCAAACTTAATGATTCGGGTGGAGAAATCAAGGGCAATCCGGCGGAGTATCTCGAACAATCCAGTATCAAAGCCGATATAATCTCAGGAGATTTCATCGAAGGTGAATTTGAAATCACAGGTTGCTATTACGAATTCGCAAAACGATACGAAACGTCATCGGGAGAATTGTTCAAGGGTTTTATCGCCAAATCGGCTGATAAAATATTTGAGAGTACAAACAAAGGCTGA
- the efp gene encoding elongation factor P, whose amino-acid sequence MGSATDLKKGAVVKYNGENCVVIETQHIKPGKGGAFFQTKMRNIRTGKVVENRFRSEETVEFVRVERRSYQYLYKDGSDLIFMDVNTFEQIGIPDDTLGSEIRFLKENEIALLAFEGEAVLSVDVPQHVNLRVIHTEPGFKGDTATNVTKPATLETGAEIGVPIFINEGDLIRVDTREASYIERVKE is encoded by the coding sequence ATGGGCAGTGCTACAGACCTCAAAAAAGGTGCAGTCGTTAAATATAACGGTGAAAACTGTGTTGTGATTGAAACGCAACACATCAAACCCGGCAAAGGTGGCGCATTTTTCCAAACGAAAATGCGTAATATCCGTACCGGAAAAGTTGTTGAAAATCGCTTTAGAAGTGAAGAAACAGTTGAGTTTGTCAGAGTTGAAAGACGCTCATATCAATATCTTTACAAAGATGGCAGCGATTTGATTTTCATGGATGTAAACACATTCGAGCAAATCGGCATTCCCGATGATACTCTTGGTAGTGAAATTCGATTTTTGAAAGAGAATGAGATAGCATTACTTGCATTCGAGGGTGAAGCAGTGCTTTCAGTTGATGTACCACAACACGTAAACTTAAGAGTAATTCATACCGAACCCGGATTCAAAGGTGATACAGCTACAAATGTTACCAAACCCGCAACTCTCGAAACCGGAGCCGAAATCGGTGTTCCGATATTTATCAATGAAGGTGACTTAATCAGAGTTGATACTCGTGAAGCAAGCTATATTGAACGCGTTAAAGAATAA
- a CDS encoding bifunctional 3,4-dihydroxy-2-butanone-4-phosphate synthase/GTP cyclohydrolase II, with the protein MLNTIEEALIDLASGKVIIVMDDEDRENEGDLIASSELCTHETINFMSTKGKGLICIAITEARARALELEPMVRVNSALHETKFTVSVDYAHGTSTGISAFDRAITVRAVARLDTKPSDLLRPGHVFPLVAQEGGVLRRAGHTEATVDLMRLAGLKSSGILCEMISEDGSMARMPELVDFAKANNMKIITIKDLIAYRLKTDNLIKCTAEAKLPTKHGDFIVHVYESEIDQFEHSALVLGEIDPEKPTLVRVHSECLTGDVFGSIRCDCGEQLEKSLEMIAKAGNGVLLYMRQEGRGIGLINKVKAYSLQDAGLDTVEANVELGFAPDPRDYGIGAQILRSLGIRKMSLITNNPRKRVGLESYGLEVVDLVPLQIEPNDSNRHYLETKRTKLGHILNSL; encoded by the coding sequence ATGTTAAATACAATTGAAGAGGCTTTGATTGACCTTGCTTCCGGCAAGGTCATTATCGTTATGGATGATGAGGACCGTGAGAACGAGGGTGATTTAATTGCATCTTCGGAGCTTTGCACTCACGAGACTATCAATTTCATGAGCACGAAAGGTAAAGGTCTCATCTGTATCGCTATTACCGAAGCTCGTGCAAGAGCACTCGAATTGGAACCTATGGTTAGAGTCAATTCTGCATTGCACGAAACTAAGTTTACTGTATCGGTTGATTATGCTCATGGCACATCGACCGGAATTTCAGCTTTCGACAGAGCTATTACAGTAAGGGCTGTTGCCCGACTTGATACTAAACCATCGGATTTGCTTCGTCCCGGTCACGTATTTCCGCTTGTAGCCCAAGAAGGTGGCGTCTTGCGTCGTGCCGGTCATACTGAAGCAACTGTAGATTTAATGAGACTTGCAGGTTTGAAGTCAAGCGGTATTTTATGCGAAATGATTAGCGAAGACGGTTCGATGGCTCGTATGCCAGAATTAGTCGATTTTGCTAAGGCAAATAATATGAAAATCATTACCATAAAGGATTTAATCGCTTATCGTCTCAAGACCGATAATTTAATAAAATGCACCGCTGAAGCAAAATTGCCTACAAAACATGGAGATTTCATAGTTCATGTTTACGAAAGTGAAATTGACCAATTTGAACACTCTGCTTTAGTTTTGGGTGAAATTGACCCCGAAAAGCCAACTTTGGTCAGAGTGCATTCCGAATGTCTAACCGGTGATGTATTTGGGTCAATACGTTGTGATTGTGGCGAACAATTGGAGAAATCACTCGAAATGATTGCCAAAGCCGGTAACGGTGTGTTGCTTTATATGCGTCAAGAGGGAAGAGGTATTGGACTTATCAATAAAGTCAAAGCATATTCACTGCAAGATGCCGGACTTGATACTGTCGAAGCAAATGTTGAACTTGGATTTGCACCCGACCCACGAGATTATGGAATTGGTGCACAAATTTTGCGTTCACTCGGAATTCGTAAGATGTCATTAATAACAAACAATCCACGAAAGAGAGTTGGACTTGAAAGTTACGGGCTCGAGGTAGTTGATTTGGTTCCGCTTCAAATTGAGCCGAATGATTCAAATAGACATTATCTCGAAACTAAAAGAACAAAATTAGGACATATACTAAATTCTTTGTAA
- the tgt gene encoding tRNA guanosine(34) transglycosylase Tgt yields the protein MNEFFTLIKEDGESKARAGLLKTTYAEIETPVFMPVGTNATVKAIQQRELVELDTRIILGNTYHLYLRPGDDTIHEFDGLHKFMNWNRAILTDSGGYQVFSLKDIRKITDDGVEFKSHIDGSKHFFTPEIVVDIQRNLGSDIMMVLDECAPYPADRAYVRKSMNLSLDWAERSIEYFRPKTPKYGNQQFMFGIAQGGMYNDLRVEYLRKMIDLDFDGNAIGGLSVGEPNEMMYDITELSTDILPKDKPRYLMGVGTPIDILECIERGIDMFDCVMPTRNARNGQLFTSRGKINIKNAKYKLSNEQIDPNVDSYASQNFSLGYLRHLFISDEILGLQLASLHNIAFYLWLARTAREKILSGDFKNWKKDFIQIYNGNQG from the coding sequence ATGAATGAATTTTTCACACTTATAAAAGAAGACGGAGAAAGCAAAGCAAGAGCGGGGCTTTTGAAAACTACTTATGCCGAAATCGAAACTCCGGTATTTATGCCCGTCGGAACTAATGCAACTGTCAAGGCGATTCAACAGCGTGAACTCGTGGAGTTAGATACGCGCATCATTTTGGGCAATACCTATCACCTTTACTTGCGTCCCGGCGATGACACAATTCATGAATTCGATGGTTTGCACAAATTTATGAATTGGAATCGCGCAATTCTGACTGATAGCGGTGGTTATCAAGTATTTTCGCTCAAAGACATCAGAAAGATTACCGATGATGGAGTAGAATTCAAATCGCACATTGATGGCTCGAAGCACTTTTTTACACCTGAAATTGTGGTTGACATCCAACGAAATTTAGGCTCCGATATTATGATGGTGCTTGATGAATGTGCTCCTTATCCGGCAGATAGAGCCTATGTACGCAAATCTATGAATCTTTCGCTTGATTGGGCTGAACGTTCAATCGAATATTTCAGACCCAAAACACCCAAATACGGCAACCAACAATTTATGTTCGGGATAGCCCAAGGCGGAATGTATAATGATTTGAGGGTCGAGTATTTGCGGAAAATGATAGACCTTGATTTTGATGGAAATGCTATTGGTGGTCTCTCTGTAGGCGAACCAAATGAAATGATGTATGATATTACTGAACTATCCACTGATATTTTGCCTAAAGATAAACCGCGCTATTTGATGGGAGTCGGCACTCCGATTGATATTTTGGAATGTATCGAACGGGGCATAGATATGTTTGATTGTGTAATGCCAACGCGGAATGCAAGGAACGGGCAATTATTCACTTCGCGTGGGAAAATCAACATCAAAAATGCTAAATATAAGCTTTCAAATGAGCAAATTGACCCGAATGTTGATTCATATGCCAGCCAAAATTTCTCACTCGGATATTTGCGACATCTTTTCATTTCAGATGAAATTCTGGGATTGCAATTGGCATCATTGCATAATATTGCCTTCTATCTTTGGCTTGCTCGAACTGCAAGAGAGAAGATTTTATCGGGAGATTTCAAGAACTGGAAAAAAGACTTTATCCAAATTTATAACGGAAATCAAGGTTAA
- the yajC gene encoding preprotein translocase subunit YajC, with protein MNHIFSTIMMTPPGGGDGGGGGMMSMLLMFAVVIAIMYFMMIRPQQKRQKEHQNMLSNIRKGDRVITTAGMHGSVTDSDDKTFTLQIADNVKVKFEKASIASKL; from the coding sequence ATGAATCACATTTTTTCTACAATAATGATGACACCTCCCGGCGGCGGGGATGGTGGTGGTGGCGGTATGATGTCAATGCTTTTGATGTTTGCCGTTGTAATTGCAATCATGTATTTCATGATGATAAGACCACAACAAAAACGTCAGAAAGAACATCAAAATATGCTTTCTAATATTCGCAAGGGCGACAGAGTCATAACAACTGCCGGCATGCACGGCTCAGTTACAGATTCGGACGACAAAACTTTTACACTCCAAATAGCTGATAATGTAAAAGTCAAGTTTGAAAAAGCGTCTATTGCAAGTAAGCTCTAA
- a CDS encoding CAP domain-containing protein has translation MKKILLLIAIIIAVPSFSFAGNPESQNLNAIYDVLPDIGSCTAGVLKQSEIDRVLERVNYIRSLHKLKPVTYEYNGQQMSMEGSLNMIAGGTIGHVDDPSSKCYTPGAGQARLKSNLHLGIGTNPTTVISEDIIIGWLIDEHNADKEQNYKVGHRRAIINPFLTRFAFGRADGKPQGSNYYYTGANFLYQDYTNGNISDTDLEYIAYPYEYYPPSYFSKSFYLSFNAIASKSNLWANQNVDYTSAVVTMKTESGSNINVNSVKYDNEGWGSFPNNISWKADGLVNEVRYNVEIKGVVVNGQTKNYSYWFNLTDKNQTSPPQTPQPQLPENLAKNVKVSNALTWSLTDNTNKYILQVSSNANFTSLVIDKNALPTNAYLPNELTHSTQYWWRVAANNDAGTSPWSEVFTFTTAFPLPAKVVLKTPAINADIKTTTPTLTWEAADRADTYAVQIANDNTFEGFAIKFTKSGIEDLSAEVTPNRLVNNTTYYWRVRASNGTGYGEFSEIWSFNIGSSMYGPALIYPENNATKVEKSPLIKWGQIEGADSYRIQITTKENFEESLVVNQGGLTDEEYLFNTSEGGTLYKWRVRGESSGGNGDWSQVNSFTTDPSSSVQSFVDKNFLMYPNPANEQIKLQLNSFAIAPIKILIFDISGNVVHESTNITSEGVNEYIINISHLPISTYMISINSGLNSFVKSFTIVR, from the coding sequence ATGAAAAAAATATTATTACTTATCGCTATCATAATTGCTGTACCAAGTTTTAGCTTTGCAGGGAATCCCGAATCACAAAATTTGAATGCTATATATGATGTATTGCCTGACATAGGGTCATGCACAGCAGGTGTGTTGAAACAATCAGAGATTGACCGAGTTTTAGAGCGTGTCAATTATATCCGCAGCCTTCATAAGCTCAAACCAGTAACTTACGAGTACAATGGTCAACAAATGTCTATGGAAGGTAGCTTGAATATGATTGCAGGCGGTACTATCGGACACGTTGATGACCCTTCGTCAAAATGCTACACTCCGGGTGCCGGTCAAGCAAGGCTAAAGTCTAATTTGCATCTAGGAATAGGAACGAATCCTACTACAGTCATAAGTGAAGATATAATTATCGGATGGCTGATTGATGAGCATAATGCAGACAAAGAACAAAATTATAAAGTCGGGCACCGTAGAGCAATAATCAATCCTTTTTTGACTCGATTTGCTTTTGGTAGAGCTGATGGCAAACCACAAGGTTCAAATTATTATTATACCGGCGCAAATTTTTTGTATCAAGATTATACAAATGGAAATATATCGGATACAGACTTAGAATACATTGCTTATCCATACGAGTATTATCCTCCTTCTTATTTTAGCAAGTCCTTTTATTTGTCATTCAATGCAATTGCAAGTAAGTCAAATTTGTGGGCAAACCAAAATGTGGATTACACATCAGCAGTTGTTACAATGAAAACTGAAAGTGGCTCAAATATCAATGTGAATTCTGTAAAATACGACAACGAAGGTTGGGGAAGTTTCCCGAACAACATCAGTTGGAAAGCAGACGGATTGGTAAATGAAGTGCGATACAACGTTGAAATCAAAGGAGTTGTGGTAAACGGACAAACGAAGAATTATTCTTATTGGTTCAATTTGACTGATAAAAATCAAACAAGTCCACCACAAACTCCACAGCCACAATTGCCGGAAAACTTAGCAAAAAATGTCAAAGTTTCAAATGCGCTCACTTGGTCGCTAACTGATAACACGAATAAATACATTTTGCAAGTAAGCTCAAATGCAAATTTTACAAGTTTAGTAATCGACAAAAATGCTTTACCAACAAACGCATATCTGCCAAATGAACTAACTCATTCGACCCAATATTGGTGGCGAGTAGCAGCGAATAACGATGCCGGAACAAGCCCATGGTCTGAGGTATTTACATTTACAACTGCTTTTCCTTTGCCGGCGAAAGTTGTATTGAAAACACCGGCAATCAATGCTGACATCAAAACTACTACCCCAACTTTGACTTGGGAGGCAGCAGACCGTGCTGATACTTATGCAGTTCAAATAGCAAACGATAATACTTTTGAAGGCTTTGCCATTAAATTTACTAAATCAGGAATCGAAGATTTAAGTGCCGAAGTAACTCCTAATCGTTTAGTAAACAACACAACTTACTATTGGCGTGTACGTGCATCGAATGGCACCGGATATGGCGAATTTTCAGAAATTTGGTCATTCAATATCGGTTCGAGTATGTATGGTCCGGCGCTAATATATCCTGAAAATAATGCTACAAAAGTTGAAAAATCACCGCTCATCAAATGGGGACAAATTGAAGGTGCTGATTCTTATAGAATTCAAATCACAACCAAAGAAAATTTTGAAGAAAGTTTGGTTGTAAATCAAGGCGGATTGACAGACGAAGAATACCTCTTTAACACTAGCGAAGGAGGCACTCTGTATAAATGGCGTGTTCGCGGTGAATCATCAGGCGGAAACGGCGATTGGTCTCAAGTAAATTCGTTCACAACAGACCCCTCATCATCAGTACAAAGTTTTGTTGACAAAAACTTCTTAATGTACCCAAATCCGGCAAATGAACAAATCAAACTACAATTGAATTCGTTCGCAATAGCGCCAATTAAAATACTCATTTTTGATATTTCCGGCAATGTTGTGCATGAATCAACAAATATTACGTCCGAAGGTGTAAATGAATACATAATCAATATCAGTCATTTACCTATTTCGACTTATATGATATCGATTAACAGTGGATTGAATAGCTTTGTAAAGAGCTTTACAATTGTAAGATAA
- the accB gene encoding acetyl-CoA carboxylase biotin carboxyl carrier protein has protein sequence MDISYLKDIMQLFDESSASSLEIDEEGTKIKISKISESKSESNTNQPIIIPMGSFASTPNMAPVQESQHYAPQQSAPVAEAKDVAPESNLHEIKSPIVGTFYRSPSPESPAFVEVGTKIRPGDTLCIIEAMKLMNEIESDVSGTVVKILIENSKPIEFNQPIFLIQPD, from the coding sequence ATGGACATCAGTTACTTGAAAGATATTATGCAGTTGTTTGATGAAAGTTCTGCTTCATCGCTCGAAATAGATGAAGAAGGCACAAAAATCAAAATCAGCAAAATCAGCGAATCTAAATCCGAGTCTAATACCAATCAGCCCATTATTATTCCGATGGGTTCTTTTGCATCTACCCCGAATATGGCACCTGTTCAAGAATCGCAACATTATGCACCTCAACAATCCGCTCCTGTAGCTGAAGCAAAAGATGTTGCACCGGAAAGTAATCTTCACGAAATCAAATCTCCAATTGTGGGTACTTTTTATCGTTCACCTTCGCCCGAATCACCGGCTTTCGTGGAAGTAGGCACTAAAATTCGCCCGGGTGATACACTTTGCATTATCGAAGCAATGAAATTAATGAACGAAATCGAAAGTGATGTCAGTGGCACTGTCGTGAAAATTCTAATCGAAAATTCTAAACCTATTGAATTTAATCAGCCAATTTTCCTTATTCAGCCTGATTAA
- the accC gene encoding acetyl-CoA carboxylase biotin carboxylase subunit, which translates to MIKKVLIANRGEIALRIIRACKEMGIATVAVYSTADKESLHVKFADEAICIGPAPSRDSYLRIPAIISAAMITNADAIHPGYGFMAENDKFVEICNDHGIIFIGPSADAIRRMGNKSIAKETMRNAGVPVVPGSVGVVKDYEEAKTVCDEIGYPVMLKAVAGGGGKGMRLVESPNELAAAFSVASNEAEAFFSNPDLYIEKLVIGSRHIEIQVIGDKHGNVVHLNERECSIQRRHQKLIEEAPSPVVTRALRKQMGEVSVLGAKSVNYYGPGTIEYLVDAEMNFYFMEMNTRIQVEHPVTEESLGIDLITEQILVASGGKLRLKESEPKFHSIECRINAEDPEHNFRPSPGRIDVFHVPGGRGIRTDSHAYQGYTIPSNYDSLVAKLIATAPTRKEAIAKMYRALDEFIIEGIKTTIPFHKKMMMNKDFISGNIDTKYLDRVDWNSM; encoded by the coding sequence ATGATAAAAAAAGTATTGATTGCAAATCGAGGCGAGATAGCGCTTAGGATTATCCGAGCTTGTAAAGAGATGGGAATTGCAACAGTTGCTGTATATTCTACAGCAGATAAGGAATCTTTACACGTGAAATTTGCTGATGAAGCAATTTGTATCGGTCCAGCTCCAAGTCGCGATAGCTACCTCAGAATACCGGCTATTATATCGGCTGCTATGATTACCAATGCGGATGCAATTCATCCTGGATATGGGTTCATGGCTGAAAATGATAAATTTGTTGAAATTTGCAACGACCACGGAATCATCTTCATTGGTCCATCTGCCGATGCAATTCGCAGAATGGGAAATAAATCTATAGCAAAAGAAACTATGCGTAACGCAGGGGTCCCTGTTGTTCCCGGCAGTGTAGGCGTTGTGAAAGATTATGAAGAAGCGAAAACAGTTTGCGATGAAATCGGATACCCTGTAATGCTGAAAGCTGTTGCAGGTGGTGGCGGCAAAGGTATGCGACTTGTCGAAAGTCCGAATGAATTAGCTGCCGCATTCAGCGTAGCAAGCAATGAAGCCGAGGCATTCTTTAGCAATCCGGATTTATATATCGAAAAACTTGTTATCGGTTCACGACATATAGAAATTCAAGTGATTGGCGACAAACACGGCAATGTCGTGCATCTGAACGAAAGAGAATGTTCTATCCAAAGACGGCACCAAAAACTAATCGAAGAAGCTCCATCGCCCGTAGTAACAAGGGCTTTACGTAAACAAATGGGCGAAGTTTCTGTACTTGGGGCAAAATCTGTGAACTATTACGGTCCCGGCACAATCGAATACTTAGTTGATGCTGAAATGAACTTCTACTTCATGGAAATGAATACCCGAATTCAAGTTGAACACCCTGTCACGGAAGAGTCATTGGGAATAGATTTGATTACTGAGCAAATTTTAGTCGCTTCAGGTGGCAAACTAAGGCTAAAAGAGTCTGAGCCAAAATTCCATTCAATCGAATGCAGAATCAACGCCGAAGACCCTGAACACAATTTCCGCCCAAGCCCCGGGCGTATTGATGTATTTCATGTTCCCGGTGGTCGTGGTATCAGAACCGATTCCCATGCTTACCAAGGCTACACAATTCCGAGTAACTATGATTCATTAGTTGCAAAATTAATAGCTACTGCCCCTACTCGAAAAGAGGCAATAGCTAAGATGTACAGAGCTTTAGACGAATTTATAATCGAAGGAATCAAGACTACTATTCCTTTCCATAAGAAGATGATGATGAACAAAGACTTTATCTCAGGCAATATTGATACAAAATATTTAGATAGAGTTGATTGGAATTCAATGTAA